In Nicotiana tabacum cultivar K326 chromosome 11, ASM71507v2, whole genome shotgun sequence, a single window of DNA contains:
- the LOC107784312 gene encoding uncharacterized protein LOC107784312 produces MVETTITPTAEASSVAKFVAYDANHPYHLNSSVSPGMTLVNSVFEGRGYPGWRRTILLSLSAKKKIGFINGGCRPLDLKSPEYEQWSCVNDMVISWILNALSNYIADSVIYSKTAKDLWESLEQRFGRSNGAKLYHLQKELLGLAQGNCDIAGYFTKIKRLWDELDALNVIICCSCVCERKAKLTKSLEDQRLIQFLMGLNDTYAQARGNILMMNHLPSMDVAYSLLLQDENQRKVYANAQFNSQSVSFMVVGEDKLPNAQLLADFTAFMSTGQGKNFQRSRNQAQRGGGIGPKFNNTGQRFAKPQQKFKGRKKYNPNVTCSYCGKTRYSQKDCYRIIGFPEDFEFTNQKGYQNQIKGNTVLIYEEHEGSAGQNSEHNNNFGQQLSKE; encoded by the coding sequence ATGGTTGAAACAACTATAACTCCTACTGCTGAAGCAAGCAGTGTTGCCAAATTTGTAGCCTATGATGCTAATCATCCCTATCATCTCAACAGTTCTGTCTCGCCTGGAATGACCTTAGTGAACTCTGTATTTGAAGGAAGAGGATATCCAGGATGGAGAAGAACCATTCTCCTGTCTTTATCAGCCAAGAAGAAGATTGGTTTTATCAATGGAGGCTGTCGACCTCTAGATCTGAAGTCCCCAGAGTATGAGCAATGGAGTTGTGTGAATGACATGGTCATCTCTTGGATCCTAAATGCTCTTTCAAATTACATTGCAGATAGTGTGATCTACTCCAAGACTGCAAAGGACCTTTGGGAGAGTCTTGAGCAAAGATTTGGAAGATCCAATGGAGCCAAGCTATATCATCTGCAAAAGGAATTATTAGGATTAGCACAAGGAAATTGTGACATTGCAGGATACTTTACTAAAATCAAGAGATTATGGGATGAATTAGATGCCTTGAATGTTATCATATGTTGTTCTTGTGTTTGTGAAAGAAAGGCAAAGCTAACAAAATCGCTGGAAGATCAGAGATTGATTCAATTCCTAATGGGTCTAAATGACACCTATGCTCAGGCAAGAGGGAACATTCTTATGATGAATCATCTACCTAGCATGGATGTTGCTTATTCACTCCTCCTGCAAGATGAGAATCAAAGAAAAGTTTATGCTAATGCACAATTCAATTCTCAGTCAGTGTCATTCATGGTAGTAGGAGAAGACAAGCTACCTAATGCACAACTTCTAGCTGACTTTACAGCTTTCATGAGCACAGGACAAGGCAAGAATTTTCAAAGAAGCAGAAATCAAGCACAAAGAGGAGGAGGCATAGGGCCCAAGTTCAACAACACAGGGCAGAGGTTTGCTAAGCCTCAGCAGAAATTCAAAGGGAGGAAGAAGTATAATCCAAACGTGACCTGTTCTTATTGTGGAAAAACAAGATATTCTCAAAAAGACTGCTACAGGATCATTGGTTTCCCAGAAGATTTTGAGTTTACAAATCAGAAAGGGTATCAGaatcaaatcaaaggaaatacAGTACTAATATATGAAGAACATGAAGGATCAGCAGGACAAAACAGTGAACACAACAACAATTTTGGTCAGCAACTCAGCAAGGAATAG